In Candidatus Bathyarchaeota archaeon, the sequence CTAAACAATTCGGTGTCTATGCAGAGTGGAGCATTAACGAGATTGTCGCCGCCGAAGTTGCGGTTGGCGCTTCCATGACGGGTGTCCGTGCAATTGTCTGCATGAAGCATGTGGGGTTAAACGTTGCCGCTGATGCCGTTATGACTTTGGCTTATACGGGTGTGGAAGGCGGCTTGGTGATTGTTGTCTGCGACGACCCTGCTTTGCATAGCAGCCAAAACGAACAGGACACCCGCTACTTCGCAGTTCACTCCAAGCTGCCGCTGCTGGATGCTGGAAGCCCTCAAGAAGCCCTCGACATGGCACGCTACGCCTACGAGCTTAGCGAAAAACTTCACCTCCCGATAATCCTCAGATTAACCACACGTGTTGCCCATGGCAAAGCTAGGGTGAAGTTAGGTGCCTTTGAGCAGATTAATCGACGCCCAAATTTTGACAAAAACGGCTCTAAATGGGTCATGGTGCCCTCAAACGCCATACGCCAACATCGCGTCTTGGAGAAAAGACTGGCTGAAGCGAAGCACGATGCAGAAACCTCACAATTCAACATCTTCGAGGACAACAATAGCGAAATCGGCATCGTAGGTAGCGGCGTCGGATACTACTATGCCCGCTCAGTTTTAGACACCAAAAAGTTTTCGTGGCTAAAACTCGGCTTTGTACATCCTTTCCCAGCCGACATGGTTAAGGCGTTTGCGTCAAAAGTCAAAAAACTAATCGTCATCGAAGAACTCCGACCCTACATAGAAGAAAACATTCAACGCCTCAAACTCGACGTAGTAGGCAAAGCTGAGTTGGGGCTTGAGGAAATCGGCGAATTTACACCTGACAAAATCCGCGAAGCTTTCGCTAAACTGGGCTTAACAGACAAACCAGAAATCCCTCAGCAACTCGATTTGCCGCCTCGCCCCCCCGCATTGTGCCCCGGGTGCCCTCACCGCGCCTTTTACTATGCACTCAACATGCTTAACCAATCCGTGCAGTGTGACAGCGACAAATGCGTCGGCTGCGACATCTGCGAATACGTCTGCTCTTTTGAGAAAGAAGGCATCTTTAACCCACTAAAATCCCGCATACGCTCCGTACGAATCAAACTCATCAACAACACAGCGATAACCTGCAAAGCCTGCATAAACGCACCCTGCGTTGCAGCGTGCCCCGAAGGAGCCATCGTTCAGTCAAAACAAACAGGCACAGTCACCGTGGATTGGGAAAAATGCAAAGGCTGCGACTGGTGCATAGAATCCTGCCAATACGGCGCACTCACATTGCACCCAGTTACACATAAACCCTTAATCTGTGACACCTGTGGAGGCGACCCCAAATGCATCCCACTCTGCCCCGAGAGCGCGCTCAGCCTCAAGGGACGTTCTGATGACAAAATCGTCACAGGAGACATTGGCTGCTACACGTTGGGTGTTTTGCCTCCAGTGAAAGCGATTCATTCCTGCCTCTGCATGGGTGGGGGTATCTCACAAGCTGCAGGCATGTACCACGCTGGCGTAAAAGACAAAGTTTTCTCAGTTATCGGGGACTCAACGTTTTTCCACGGGGGAATGCCAGGACTACTAAACATTGCCTACAATAAAGCCAACGTCTGCGTCATCGTCATGGATAACAGCGTGGTTGCTATGACTGGACATCAGCCGACGCCGGGGTCAGGCAAAACCGTCATGGGTACAAACACAAAAATCATCCAAATCGCCGAAATCGCCAAAGCTGTCGGCATAGAAAAAGTCGTAACCGTAGATCCATACGACTTAGAAGCCACCATAACTGCGCTTAGAGACATAACAAACTACGACGGCCCCTCAGTCCTCATATCTAAACGTCCCTGCCCACTACTAAGCGAAAAAGGACCCAAACGCCAAGTCAAAGACACCTGCAACGCATGCGGAGTCTGCACCAAAGCCTTCGGATGCCCAGCCATCACCCAAACAGGTCAACACGCCGAAATCGACGCCACTCTCTGCAATGGTTGTGGAGTCTGCGAAACAGTGTGCCCCTTTGACGCCATCGGGAGGAAAGAAAAGTGAAGCTAGACGTAGTTTTTAGCGGTGTAGGCGGACAAGGCGTAGTAGTTTTAAGCGACATCTACTGTGAAGCAGCGATGCTGGAGGGCTTCGACGTGGCTAAAGCAGAGATTCATGGCATGGCTCAAAGAGGCGGCTCCATAGTTGCTTATGCACGCATCGGCGACAAAGTAGAAGCGCCACTGATAGAAACAGGCAAAGCAGACGCAATTGTTGGCTTCGAAATCCTAGAAACCGCCCGAGCATTACCGATGCTAAAAAAGCAAGGCACCGTCATCGTTAACATGAAACTCATTCAACCCAGCTGCATGCCATCAGGAGTTAAACCCAAAACCAAAGACCAACTTATCTCGCTGCTCAAAGCAAAAGCGCTGGTGCACGAAGTGGATGGCATGGGCATAGCTGAGAAACTTGGCAACATGCTTGTGGTCAACACAGTGCTTCTCGGGGCACTTTCAGCGTTGCCCGAGACCCCACTCAAGGTTGAGTCGTTCCAGCAGGCAATAGCGGGCAGACTTAAAGAGAAATACATCAATGTGAACCTAAAAGCGTTCCAGCTGGGTAGAGAAAGTGTGTTAAAGAGTTAATTTTATTAACCAAACACTGAGATATAGCAAAGATACCATTAAAAGAGGATGTTAATTTGCAAAAGAAAATGTTAATTGCATTAGTAGTCGTTGTAATCATCATCGTCTCAGCAGTAGCAGCAATACAATTGATGCCCAAACCCGTATCACCCGACGCAAGAAACATCAAAATCGGCTTAGTCGCCCCCGTCTCAGGTTCCCCCATCGGACAAGACATGGAACGCGCCGCAAGAATGGCAGTTGACGAAATCAACAACGCAGGCGGCGTCTACGTCTCAGAATGGAACACCAAAGTCAACATCACCATAGTAGTCGCTGACACCATTAACGACGCCCCAGGCAACGCCGTAACACCCGTCACCCGCGCCGTCGAAACCGACGGAGTAGACCTCTTAATCGGCGGATACGGCAGCGCAGGCACACTCGCCAACGAAATCGTCGCCATCGAAAACAAAGTCCCATACATCATTGCAGGTGCATCAAACGAACTCGTAACCCGCCGCGGACCCCAAGGCAACTACGGCGGTTTCGGACCATCAGGAACCTACAGTATAAGCGACGCCGAAGGAATGAGCTACATATTCCACTACTGCACCACCACCTATGACTACAGCAAAACCGTCGTCCAATTCTTCGCCCACGAAATGAAACCGCTCGTAGCAGAAAACAGAGACTTCAGATTAGCCCTACTTTACCGAAACGACGCCTTCGGAACAGGCGTAGCACAGGCAACAAAATTCTGGATAGAAAACCTCAGCTTACCCATCACTCTTGTAGCTGACAGAAGCTACGAAACCACCACAACCAACTACCAAACCGACCTAACAGCAGTTAAATCAACAAACCCAGACGCAGTCTTCGTAGTAGACAACCCCGACAAAACCCCGCTCATAATCAAACAGGGTTGGAACGACGTCGGGTTAAAGACAGTCTACATCGCGGTGGAAAACAACCAAGACCCTGCATTCTACACACTTCTAGGACAAACAGGCAACGGACAGCTACTTGAATCAAAACTTGACCCCTTCATGAGCCCCTCATACTTACCTGCGGTGCAAACGTATTCGGAGAAATTCCGACAACTCTACGGTGTTTATCCAGGCATGATGGGCGCAGACACCTACGACGCATTCTACATCGCCAAAGACGCAATAGAACGCGCAGGAACAGTAGATAAAGCAGCAGTAAGAGACGCCATAGAAAACACCGACCTCCCACAGATGCTGGTCATGACGGAATCAGGCAGAATACGCTTCAGCACAGGCATAAACTACCACGAAATCAGCCCAGTAACTTTCGTCGAACAACTCTACTGGGATACCACAAGCAACACACTAAAGTCACGCATCGTTTGGTCACCGTTCTCACCTGGCGGAATCACCCTAAAACAAGCAGACTTTGTATTGCCCACTGGCTACCAACCTGGAAGCCCATAAAAAATTTTTTTAAAACCTCCTTTTCTTTTGTTTCTCGCATGTTTTAAATAGTTTACATGCTAAAGTATGTCAACCGCTGCAAAGGGAGAGAGGATAACACTACATGGAAATTACGGCACCAGCAGTCATCTTAACCTTAGTTTGGGGCGTTGCAATCGGCTGCGTCTACATCCTTCTGGCAACAGGGCTGAACCTCATTTTCGGTGTCATGAAACTCGTCAACTTCGCCCATGGACAACTCCTCATGATAAGTGCCTTTCTAACATGGACCATATCGGTTGCCTCAGGAATGAACGCATACCTCGCCATCATCATTTCCATGATAGTGGTCGCCCTCTTAGGCGTCGGCGTGGAACGGCTAACTTTCCGCAGAGTGCTTGGAACAGACAAACTCAACGAGATATTCGTTAGCCTCGGGTTAATCTACATCTTTGAAAACGCCGCCATGCTCATCTGGGGACCCCACTCCAAACAGATCGTCAGCCCCTTTAGCGGCATGAGCTTCGCTCTCCCTGGAATCTCCCTATCTTACGATCGCGTAGTCGCCGTCCTTGTAGTAGTCGCTACACTTGCAGCGTTTGGCTTGCTCATAAAGAAAACAAAAATCGGTTTAGCCATGCGCGCCACCAGCCAACGAAACACCACCGCCATGCTCATGGGCATAAACGTGGAAAAAATCTACATGATAACCTTCGCCATCGGCGCTGCACTAGCAGCAGTGGCAGGCGGGCTTTACGGAATAATTTTCTCATTCGATTACCAAGTGGGAGCGATGCCCACCATCATCGCTTTCGCCATCATAATCATGGGCGGGTTAGGCAGCATCAAAGGCGCCATAGTCGGCGGGTTACTCTATGGCATTGCTGAGCAGTTGGCTACGCTGTTTTTAGGCGGCATATGGGGAAGCGCCGTAGCATTTGCCCTGCTCATAGTGGTGCTTGTGATTAGACCCAACGGAATATTCGGTGAAAAAGGAGAATAAAAATGACGCTAAAACAACAACTCACCAAACTCGTCCGTTCCAAAAGCTTCCTCTTCCTCATCGCCGTCTTCGCCATACTTGCGCTCCTACCTGTTTTAATCAGCGACAACTTTTTCCTCACAATCCTCACCCTAATCACCATATTCTCCATCTACGCAACCAGTTGGAATTTCTTGGCAAACTCAGGTCAAGGTTCACTTGGGCACGCGCTGTTTTTAGGCATCGGCGGCTTTGCCTCAGCGCTCATAGGCAGCTCGATAGCAACAGCCACAGCCAACTTCTTGGGTTCAACACAGTTAACCGTCGGCGCCCTCTCAGTCGCCATCCAAATCTTATCGCTACTCTTAGGCGGCTTACTCTCCGCAGGAATCGGCTTGCTAATCGGATTAGCCTGCGTTAGACTAAAAGCATGGTACCTTGCCATGGTGACATTCGGCTTCTCAGTCATCGCAGCTACACTCTCAAGCCAATTTGACGCCATAACTCAGGGTATAAACGGTTTCCCGACCACAACGCTGGTTACCAGAGGATTACCCTTCTACATACTGGCACTCACATTCGCTGTAGTCTCCATCTCCACAATGTATCTGATAACAAAATCACGAATCGGCATGGCATTCAAAGCCATCCACGGCAACGAACCAGAAGCAAAAATGATAGGCATCAACACCGCAAAATACAAACTCACCGCATTCGTAATCAGCACCTTCTTTGCAGGCATCTCGGGAGGCTTATACGCCTACTTCATCAGACTTATTGACAACTCGGTATTCTCGCCGCTAAACTCGTTTACGCCGCTTATAATGACGGTCATCGGAGGATTAGGCACAGTTGTAGGCCCAATCATAGGCGCCGTCTTTTTGGTTTCAATCCAGCAACTCTTAGCCTTACCAAGCGTAGTGGATTCGCTGCGAGTCTCTCTGGGTCCGTTCTTCCCAGAAGTCAGCAACGTCGGCGCACCCCTGAGCTTCCTAATCATCGGCATTATCCTACTTGTCATCGTCATCTTTGCACCCAAAGGGTTAGAACCGCAACTACGTAAACTCTACGGCTACGTTGCCAAAATGCTACAGGACAAAGAGGCAAAACCATCATGAAGGGCACAGATCACTTCGCAAAAGCCTTAGGTATAAATGAGCATGAAGTCAAAGACGGCTACGCCAAAGTATCCATGCAAATCCAGAAAAACCACACCAACTCCTTAGGATTCACACACGGCGGAGTCATCTTCTCATTGGCGGACTACGCGTTCGCTTTGGCATGCAACTACGGCGACAACGTGGCAGTTGCCGTGGAGGTGGATATCAAGTTTCTGCGCCCCACAGTCGAGGGAGACTGCTTGATTGCTGAAGCGACCCGCATTTCAGATGGCAAAACCACGGGGCTCTACCATGTTGCTGTGCGAAAAGACGATAAGTTGGTTGCTTTTTTTTCAGGTTTAGCATTCAAAAAGTAAAATAAATACATACTCTTTCCCCTTTAGTGGGGCGAAAGGGGTTCTCTATGGGGCATAGTTTGTTTTTGCGAACAATATATTTATGTGGGACTTTTCATAGTGTTGCGGTGCTGGGGTGGCCGAATGGCTTAGGCGGTAGCCTGCAGAGCTGCTCTATATGGGTTCAATTCCCATCCCCAGCTCTTTTGATGCAGTCCCCAGCTTCTGGCGACAAACCCATATACTCATTTTCGTTTTCTGAAAAGCCTAAGACCATCCATTTCAGTGACGTATTCGTAGCCTGCTTCGATGAGTTCTTTGGCTTCTTTGACGGTTTCAGCTGTCTTGCAGATAAAATCGTCGTCTTGAAAGGTTACGAGCTGTGTGTAGATGAGCGTATTCTTGATGTTCTTATGTCCAAGTAGGCGCATTACGTGAAGGATATCTTTGGTTTTGTGGTACTCCATGGTGGCTTTCCAGTGGCGGAAGGTATGGAATGTTATTTGGTTGATTCTGGGGTTTGAGTTTTTTGGCTGCTCTTTTTCGTTGCCGCACGAATGAGCTTCGGTAGCCGCGTAGGTCGTAGGTTCCAAAGATTTTGTCTGATTTTTTTGGGAGCACTGATAGCATGGTTAAGAGTTTTCCTGATATTTTGAACATTCTGGCGTGGCTGCGTTTTTCTGGTGTGATACGGATGGTTGAGTTTACGTAGTCTATGTCAGTCCACTTGAGTTTCCAGGCTTCTCCTACTCGGATTGCCGTTTCCTTTAGTGTTTGAAGCAGTGCTGCAGTTTTTTCCGCGCAACTAGCGATGAGTTGATCAATTTCTTGTTCTGTGGGTATGAAGGGTATCTTTTCGATTCTGGTGTATCGCGGGGGATCCCATTTGCCGCCGACCATTTTTAGGAAGTTGCTGTAGGCTTCGGTGACGTATTCTTTTCTGCCTTCGCTCCAGGTTTGTTTTGTTAAGACTTCTTTTACGGTTTCTGGGTCGAAGAGGCTAGCGCCAAGTTTTACTAGTCTTTTCATTACTTTTACTCGGCCTTCGATGGTTTCTTTTGCGTATCCTTGTTTCAGCAGCCAGAACTCGTATTCGACGATTTTGCCGTTAGTTGTCGCTGCTTCATTTCTACGCAGAACTTCTGTTGTTTGAGGTTCTGCTGCCAAGTTTTTCGTCTCCGTGACGCATATTTGGCGAGTAGATATTATGCTCGCTTTGCTTTTTAATGACTGCGTTTCAACTGTTTCAACGGCTATAGCTGCCTCTTTGGCTCTTTTTGTGTCGTTTGGATCTGAGAAGCGCATTCCGCATTCTCTGCAGGACCAGCGTTGAATTTCAAAGCCGCTTGGCGTGTAGCGTTTTGCATCTCGCCAAACCTTTTTAGAGTGGCATCGTGGGCATAGGGGGCTGGAGCCGACATCCCTTTTTTGGGATGACTTACTCTCTGTTTCGGCTTTTTCGCCAAATATGCCGTTTTCTGGTGTAAGTCCAGCCATTCCCTCCCACCCGCGTCTACTCTTGGTTATTCAGCTTTTCAGAAAGCTTCAGTCCGCATGGCCCGCACAGGAAGCCCCACGATTCGTCAAAGAGTGTCACCTGCCAGTCGGGTCTGCCCTTGGCGCCACAGCACACGCAGGTTTCAACCCCAAAGTCCATCGTCAACCTGTAAACCGACTTAGCTTTAGCCGCCAGCTCCTCGAAGCTGAAGTTTGCAAACGAGTTAACAAGTGAAACGACTTTCTGCTGTGTCTCTGCCTCTTTTTCGGTTTTCTCACTTCCCAAATCAGGCGCCTTTTCCGAAATGGGGCATGTTTCTGAGACTGCATTTTCCGCTTTTGACCCGTCGGCACTTGCAGTTGTTGGGTAACTCGTTAACTTGTTTGCAAGGCTGCAGCCGTACTTTTTGGCTATGCGCCCAAGCTTTTCTGCGTCGAATTCGTAGATTCTGCCCGGACCCTTCTGCCCCCTTGTGTTGGTTTTTCTGCCGCTGAGCACTTCACGCAGCCTGTAGCCGACCTTCTGTTTGGTGACTTCGCCGAATTCGGCTGTATCCATCTTGTTGGGCTTCTTGTCGTCCAGTTTACCCTCCAAATCCTTAACCAACGCATCCCATACGTCGGCAAAGGCAAGCGGCTGATTGGGCGCGTACAGTTCGCAGATGACTTTGACGATGTGGCCTTCCAGCGTGTTGGTTTTCTCGTTCAGCCGTTCCTTCCGCAGCAACTCAAGATGAGTCCGCAAATCCGCCTCAACGGTTAAGCCTGAGACGATTTGGAGGATGGGTTTCCAGAGCTCTTTTAGGCGCCCCTTGACGGCTAGGTCGATTTCGGGAATCTTCCACTCCATGCTGGCTAAACGCCATTTCAGCAGCATATCCCGCAGCTGTCGGAGGCGTTTCTCGTCTTCCTCGTTAAAGTCCGCCCAATCCCTACGTGGATAACCCTCCACCATAGGAATGAAGATGAAGCGCTCCAGCAAGCCTTTGACATGAGGGATTTCTTCGGCGGCGCATGCTTTGAAACAGAAAACACG encodes:
- a CDS encoding thiamine pyrophosphate-dependent enzyme produces the protein MTSKIAADKPGTFALLNGDEAVARGALEATVKVAAAYPGTPSTEILEAIAEVAKQFGVYAEWSINEIVAAEVAVGASMTGVRAIVCMKHVGLNVAADAVMTLAYTGVEGGLVIVVCDDPALHSSQNEQDTRYFAVHSKLPLLDAGSPQEALDMARYAYELSEKLHLPIILRLTTRVAHGKARVKLGAFEQINRRPNFDKNGSKWVMVPSNAIRQHRVLEKRLAEAKHDAETSQFNIFEDNNSEIGIVGSGVGYYYARSVLDTKKFSWLKLGFVHPFPADMVKAFASKVKKLIVIEELRPYIEENIQRLKLDVVGKAELGLEEIGEFTPDKIREAFAKLGLTDKPEIPQQLDLPPRPPALCPGCPHRAFYYALNMLNQSVQCDSDKCVGCDICEYVCSFEKEGIFNPLKSRIRSVRIKLINNTAITCKACINAPCVAACPEGAIVQSKQTGTVTVDWEKCKGCDWCIESCQYGALTLHPVTHKPLICDTCGGDPKCIPLCPESALSLKGRSDDKIVTGDIGCYTLGVLPPVKAIHSCLCMGGGISQAAGMYHAGVKDKVFSVIGDSTFFHGGMPGLLNIAYNKANVCVIVMDNSVVAMTGHQPTPGSGKTVMGTNTKIIQIAEIAKAVGIEKVVTVDPYDLEATITALRDITNYDGPSVLISKRPCPLLSEKGPKRQVKDTCNACGVCTKAFGCPAITQTGQHAEIDATLCNGCGVCETVCPFDAIGRKEK
- a CDS encoding indolepyruvate oxidoreductase subunit beta, which translates into the protein MKLDVVFSGVGGQGVVVLSDIYCEAAMLEGFDVAKAEIHGMAQRGGSIVAYARIGDKVEAPLIETGKADAIVGFEILETARALPMLKKQGTVIVNMKLIQPSCMPSGVKPKTKDQLISLLKAKALVHEVDGMGIAEKLGNMLVVNTVLLGALSALPETPLKVESFQQAIAGRLKEKYINVNLKAFQLGRESVLKS
- a CDS encoding ABC transporter substrate-binding protein, giving the protein MQKKMLIALVVVVIIIVSAVAAIQLMPKPVSPDARNIKIGLVAPVSGSPIGQDMERAARMAVDEINNAGGVYVSEWNTKVNITIVVADTINDAPGNAVTPVTRAVETDGVDLLIGGYGSAGTLANEIVAIENKVPYIIAGASNELVTRRGPQGNYGGFGPSGTYSISDAEGMSYIFHYCTTTYDYSKTVVQFFAHEMKPLVAENRDFRLALLYRNDAFGTGVAQATKFWIENLSLPITLVADRSYETTTTNYQTDLTAVKSTNPDAVFVVDNPDKTPLIIKQGWNDVGLKTVYIAVENNQDPAFYTLLGQTGNGQLLESKLDPFMSPSYLPAVQTYSEKFRQLYGVYPGMMGADTYDAFYIAKDAIERAGTVDKAAVRDAIENTDLPQMLVMTESGRIRFSTGINYHEISPVTFVEQLYWDTTSNTLKSRIVWSPFSPGGITLKQADFVLPTGYQPGSP
- a CDS encoding branched-chain amino acid ABC transporter permease — encoded protein: MEITAPAVILTLVWGVAIGCVYILLATGLNLIFGVMKLVNFAHGQLLMISAFLTWTISVASGMNAYLAIIISMIVVALLGVGVERLTFRRVLGTDKLNEIFVSLGLIYIFENAAMLIWGPHSKQIVSPFSGMSFALPGISLSYDRVVAVLVVVATLAAFGLLIKKTKIGLAMRATSQRNTTAMLMGINVEKIYMITFAIGAALAAVAGGLYGIIFSFDYQVGAMPTIIAFAIIIMGGLGSIKGAIVGGLLYGIAEQLATLFLGGIWGSAVAFALLIVVLVIRPNGIFGEKGE
- a CDS encoding branched-chain amino acid ABC transporter permease, giving the protein MTLKQQLTKLVRSKSFLFLIAVFAILALLPVLISDNFFLTILTLITIFSIYATSWNFLANSGQGSLGHALFLGIGGFASALIGSSIATATANFLGSTQLTVGALSVAIQILSLLLGGLLSAGIGLLIGLACVRLKAWYLAMVTFGFSVIAATLSSQFDAITQGINGFPTTTLVTRGLPFYILALTFAVVSISTMYLITKSRIGMAFKAIHGNEPEAKMIGINTAKYKLTAFVISTFFAGISGGLYAYFIRLIDNSVFSPLNSFTPLIMTVIGGLGTVVGPIIGAVFLVSIQQLLALPSVVDSLRVSLGPFFPEVSNVGAPLSFLIIGIILLVIVIFAPKGLEPQLRKLYGYVAKMLQDKEAKPS
- a CDS encoding hotdog fold thioesterase, whose product is MKGTDHFAKALGINEHEVKDGYAKVSMQIQKNHTNSLGFTHGGVIFSLADYAFALACNYGDNVAVAVEVDIKFLRPTVEGDCLIAEATRISDGKTTGLYHVAVRKDDKLVAFFSGLAFKK
- a CDS encoding tyrosine-type recombinase/integrase, with the protein product MAGLTPENGIFGEKAETESKSSQKRDVGSSPLCPRCHSKKVWRDAKRYTPSGFEIQRWSCRECGMRFSDPNDTKRAKEAAIAVETVETQSLKSKASIISTRQICVTETKNLAAEPQTTEVLRRNEAATTNGKIVEYEFWLLKQGYAKETIEGRVKVMKRLVKLGASLFDPETVKEVLTKQTWSEGRKEYVTEAYSNFLKMVGGKWDPPRYTRIEKIPFIPTEQEIDQLIASCAEKTAALLQTLKETAIRVGEAWKLKWTDIDYVNSTIRITPEKRSHARMFKISGKLLTMLSVLPKKSDKIFGTYDLRGYRSSFVRQRKRAAKKLKPQNQPNNIPYLPPLESHHGVPQNQRYPSRNAPTWT